TTGGTCGAGGTGGCGCCGTCGACGTCGAGGCGATCGAAGCTCAGGTGCGTTGCCGCGCGGAGCGCAGTATCGAGCTGCTCGGCGGTGGCGACGGCATCGGTCGTGACCACACACAGCATCGTCGCCAATGCGGGTGCCAGCATGCCTGCGCCCTTGGCCATTCCGCCGACATTCCACTTGTTTGCGTGGTGCAGCGACGCCTGCTTCGGCACGGTGTCGGTGGTCATGATCGCGTATGCCGCGTCGGTACCACCGGAGATGCCGCCGGCAAGTTCGTGCACTATCTCGGTGACGCCGGGAAGAAGCTTGTCCATGGGCAACCGGTCGCCGATAAGTCCGGTGGAACAGACGGCAACTTCGATCGCGCCCGTCTCAGTTCCCCAATTGCTCAGCGCCGACGCCACTTCCTCGGCCGTCTTGTGCGCGTCCTGGAATCCGCCGGCACCCGTGCACGCGTTGGCGCCACCGGAGTTGAGGACGACCGCACGCAATTTGCCTGTCGTGAGTACCTGCTGCGACCACAGCACCGGCGCGGCCTTCACCTTGTTGAGGGTGAACACGCCGGCGGCCGCAAGATCAGGCCCTTCGTTCAGCACGAGCGCGAGATCCGACTTGCCGCTCTTCTTGATACCGGCGGCAATTCCGGCGCCGCGGAATCCGGCAGGTGCCGTCACACCCTGAGTGCGAAGCAGGCGGCCGCCGGCGACGTGCACCACATCAGTTTCGGTGGCGTCGTCGATCTGCTGCGGATTGTCGGTGCTCACGGAGCTACTCCCACGGTAGAGAGACCTGCGGTCTCGGGTAGACCAAGGGCAAGATTCATCGATTGCACTGCGCCACCGGCCGTGCCCTTGGTGAGATTGTCGATTGCTGAAATCACAACGAGTTGACCGGCGTCGCTGTCGACGGCGATACCGATCTGTACTGCGTTGGACCCGATCACTGCGCCGGTCTGCGGGAAGACTCCGGCAGGCAGCACATGGATGAACGGTTCGTCCTTGTAGGCGTTTTCGTATACTTCCCGCGCCTGCGCTTCGCTGGCCGTGGTGGCAGCAGTGCACGTTGCGAGGATGCCGCGAGGCATGGGAGCGAGAACAGGAGTGAACGACACACTGATGTCCGCTCCGCCTGCAGCTTTCAGATTCTGGATGATTTCGGGGGTGTGGCGATGCACTCCGCCGACGCCGTATGCGCGGGCCGAACCCATGACCTCGGAGCCGAGCAGATCAGCCTTGGGAGCCCGGCCGGCGCCCGAAGTGCCGCTCACGGCAACAACATTGACATGCGAGCCGACGATTCCGGCAGCAACGGCGGGCGCCAAGGCCAGGCTTGCAGCCGTCGGGTAGCAACCCGGTACCGCGATCCGCGTTGCGCCCATCAACTTCTCGCGGTTGCCGGGCAATTCGGGAAGACCGTACGGCCACGTTCCGGCGTGGGGGCTCTTGTAGAACTTCTCCCACAGCGCGCCGTCCTGCAACCGGAAGTCTGCACCGCAATCGATGATGACCGTCGATTCCGGCAGCGCCTTGGCGTACTGAGCAGAGTTTCCGTGCGGAAGACCCAGGAACACCACGTCATGGCCGGCGAGGATGTCAACGGTCGTCTCTTCGAGTACCCGAGCCGACAGCGGAAGAAGGTGCGGGTGATGCTCACCGAGCGTCGAACCGGCATTTCCACCGGCAGTCAGAGAGCCGATCACCAGGCTGCCGTCGGCGTACGAGGGGTGTCCGAGAAGCAGACGCAGAACCTCACCACCGGCATACCCACTGGCACCGGCAACGGCGACTCTGATCGGCTTACGTATCTCCTCAGTCATACACATCATTATGCATCATCGTGCAAGGGAATGCATAATTACTTACCGGGGTTGTTATTTACCCATCGAACGCCGTATTTCCTCCAGTTTGGCCTTCGCAGCCTTCTGACGCTCGTCCCACTGCTCGTCGACGGTCTTACCGGCCGGACTCTCGTGCGCCAACTCCGCCGAACCGATCGACGTACCGAGCCGTCCCTCGATCTTCTCCCGAACGCGATCGAAAGTGGGGACTCCCGCCTCGGTGTAGTCGGGCTGGGTGTAATCGGGCTGGGAAATTATCGTGCCACTGACCGACACCACCGGGACGTCGATGATCTCGTCAACTTCCACCACAGTGTCGGGAAGCTCGACCACCTCGGCGTCGGCGGCCGTCGAATCGGCTTCTAGCCGACTCTGATCGATGCTTGCAGCAGCCGCATCGACGACGGAGAGCAGAACCGACAAACTGGGGCGACGTTCCGCGACCGCACGAATGACGGCCAGAAAATCCTTGTCGTCGAGTGCGTGTGCAGCTTCGACCACATCGTGTACTGAACCATCGTGCTCTGTCATCGTCAGTCCCTTCTCGAAATCGCCGACGGACAACCTCGATCCTTCCACGGCGGCCGGCCGGAACGTCAGCGTGACGCGAGATACGCGGTGAACGCCTCCTGGCTCGAGTACGCGGGAACGTAACCGAACTGCTCCTTGAGCCGCCGATTGTCGAGAACCGGCCGGTACTGGAGAAAACCGACCCGTTCCGGTCCATGCTCCGTCACACCGAGACGCCTCCCGACGCGCAGGACACTACGCAACAGCCACGCCGGCAGTGTCAGCGTTGCCTTTCCCATCTGTGCTGCCAGATCATCGACCGTCAACGCTCCGTCACCGGCAACGTTGAAGATCCCGACCTGCTCGCCAGTGACCGCTTCGGCAAAAGCACCCGCCACATCGGTATGCCAGACAAATACGAACGGACTGTCACTGCCGGCGACCTTGAGAAGCCGGGGCCGGTCGAACAGTGCGGTGATCTGATTGCTCACCGTCTCGCCGAGGATCGTGCCGATGCGAAAGATCACCTGCTCGAGTTCGGGGTGCACAATTCGGTATTCGGCCAGCATTTCTTCGACGAGGCGCTTGTGGCGGCTGTAGGTGAATGCGTCGTTGCCTCTGACAGCGGCGTCCTCGGTGATCCACGGCGGATTGTCGGCGTGATAGCCGTACGCCGCGCCGGACGACGAGACAACCACTCGTCGCACGCCGAATTCGACGCAGGCAGCAAGCACATTCCGCGTGCCGTCTACATCGACGCGATACTCCTGTTCCGCGGTGGTGTGCTTGCCCGGATTGACGATGGACGCAAGGTGAACCACGACGTCCGGCCGGTATTCGGCAAACACCTCGGTCAACTCCGTAGCGCTACGGACGTCCGCCCGTACTCGACGAACCTGGTCTGCAGCCACCTCGGGAACAGAGAGATCCGCGCTGACGACTGTGACGCCTTGCGCCGTCAAGGCCTCGACGACAGCGGTGCCGAGGAACCCGTTTCCACCTGTAATCAGTGCAGTGGTCACGCGGGTACCGCCGCTCGGATACGACGCTTCGACCAGATTGTGGCGAGCGCCAATCCTGCGATGATGTCCCAAATTCCCCACCAGCCGGCAACGATGGCCATACCGCCGAGGCCGTCGAAGAAGGTGAAGACCAACCCGAGGCCGAGCCCCGCGTTACGGATACCGACCTCGAACGAGACTGCGCGACGGCTGTATTCGTTCAAGCCGGTCGCGACCCCGCACACGTAACCCAGGCCGAGCGCAACAGCGTCGTGCAGGAACACCGCGATCAACACCACACCGATGTAGTCGACGAACTGCGACGCGTTGCCCGCTACTCCCGCCACGATGAAGATCAACAAAGCGACCAGTGCGCCGTTCTTCACCCAGGGTTGGGCCTTCGCGGCCACCTCCGGGAACTTCCGGGCAGCCCAGATTCCGAGGACGAACGGCACACCGATGATCAGTGCGATCTGCACGACCATCTCGACCGCATTCAGGTCCACCGACGCCAGCAATGCGTCCGTCTCAGGGCGCCTACTCCCCCAGAACGCAAAGTTGAGTGGCATCAGGAAGATCGCGAGGACATTCGACACGGCGGTCATCGACACCGACAGCGCGACGTCACCGCCGGCGCGGTGGGTCAGGACATTCGAGATGTTGCCTGGTGGGCAGCACGCCACCAGGATCATGCCGAGCGCCACCGACGGAGCCGGTGAAAGAATCAGCGTCAGAACAAACGTCACGGCCGGTAGTAATACGAATTGCGCTGCAATGCCGACTGCCATTGCCTTGGGTTTGGTCAGCGCACGACGGAAGTCGTCTACCGACGTGTCGAGTGCGATCCCGAGCATGATCGCGGCCAGAACCACGTTGAGAATCA
The nucleotide sequence above comes from Rhodococcus sp. KBS0724. Encoded proteins:
- the argJ gene encoding bifunctional glutamate N-acetyltransferase/amino-acid acetyltransferase ArgJ is translated as MSTDNPQQIDDATETDVVHVAGGRLLRTQGVTAPAGFRGAGIAAGIKKSGKSDLALVLNEGPDLAAAGVFTLNKVKAAPVLWSQQVLTTGKLRAVVLNSGGANACTGAGGFQDAHKTAEEVASALSNWGTETGAIEVAVCSTGLIGDRLPMDKLLPGVTEIVHELAGGISGGTDAAYAIMTTDTVPKQASLHHANKWNVGGMAKGAGMLAPALATMLCVVTTDAVATAEQLDTALRAATHLSFDRLDVDGATSTNDTVLLLASGASGVAPSQDELNAAVLAVCDDLADQMMADAEGVTKRVKVTVRGAVSESDALIGARTIARDSLVKTALFGSDPNWGRVLAAVGIAPIELDPDRISVSFNGSPVCIDGVGAPGARDVDLSGIDIELDINLGLGDQSVTIRTTDLSHAYVEENSAYSS
- the argC gene encoding N-acetyl-gamma-glutamyl-phosphate reductase, producing the protein MTEEIRKPIRVAVAGASGYAGGEVLRLLLGHPSYADGSLVIGSLTAGGNAGSTLGEHHPHLLPLSARVLEETTVDILAGHDVVFLGLPHGNSAQYAKALPESTVIIDCGADFRLQDGALWEKFYKSPHAGTWPYGLPELPGNREKLMGATRIAVPGCYPTAASLALAPAVAAGIVGSHVNVVAVSGTSGAGRAPKADLLGSEVMGSARAYGVGGVHRHTPEIIQNLKAAGGADISVSFTPVLAPMPRGILATCTAATTASEAQAREVYENAYKDEPFIHVLPAGVFPQTGAVIGSNAVQIGIAVDSDAGQLVVISAIDNLTKGTAGGAVQSMNLALGLPETAGLSTVGVAP
- a CDS encoding SDR family oxidoreductase, coding for MTTALITGGNGFLGTAVVEALTAQGVTVVSADLSVPEVAADQVRRVRADVRSATELTEVFAEYRPDVVVHLASIVNPGKHTTAEQEYRVDVDGTRNVLAACVEFGVRRVVVSSSGAAYGYHADNPPWITEDAAVRGNDAFTYSRHKRLVEEMLAEYRIVHPELEQVIFRIGTILGETVSNQITALFDRPRLLKVAGSDSPFVFVWHTDVAGAFAEAVTGEQVGIFNVAGDGALTVDDLAAQMGKATLTLPAWLLRSVLRVGRRLGVTEHGPERVGFLQYRPVLDNRRLKEQFGYVPAYSSQEAFTAYLASR
- a CDS encoding bile acid:sodium symporter family protein, which translates into the protein MPIDEVVLNFNPGSLMILNVVLAAIMLGIALDTSVDDFRRALTKPKAMAVGIAAQFVLLPAVTFVLTLILSPAPSVALGMILVACCPPGNISNVLTHRAGGDVALSVSMTAVSNVLAIFLMPLNFAFWGSRRPETDALLASVDLNAVEMVVQIALIIGVPFVLGIWAARKFPEVAAKAQPWVKNGALVALLIFIVAGVAGNASQFVDYIGVVLIAVFLHDAVALGLGYVCGVATGLNEYSRRAVSFEVGIRNAGLGLGLVFTFFDGLGGMAIVAGWWGIWDIIAGLALATIWSKRRIRAAVPA